One window from the genome of Magnolia sinica isolate HGM2019 chromosome 4, MsV1, whole genome shotgun sequence encodes:
- the LOC131242071 gene encoding glutamate receptor 2.5-like, which produces MEINGIFVTFFEICCCNPSQGTGHARNHSSLDMEGLALRYVFGYGGAGNPSASRGKNSFINQEVALVDEMDERSKEVPIISLAELAVTPPSASLRWPSLVQMSTDISMQMQCVAAIIGSYRWRRVIAIYEDKAYGGDPGIITLLSDALQDVGSEIERYSALPPFTSLSNPKTVIRGELEKLKNSSHCTVFIILRSSQPLAGHLFIEAKKMGMMKKGYVWITTETITSLLDSINSSTISSMQGVIGIKTYFSESSPSFQDFDSRFRRKFRTEYPEEEEPNPDPGISALRAYDAVWAINHGTNYKSSSGRSLLDGILSSNFKGLGGEIRFKDGKLANVPVFQIVNVVGRSYREIGHWSPLFGFSEYATGEGSAELGQVFWPGGPPSIPSGWTATIDLVADEKKLRIAVPAKSAFTQFVKVSYDESRNKTDVTGFSVRVFEAAVKRLPYHLPFEFVPYNGSYDEMVKQVYLKTFDAAVGDTEILSDRYQYAEFSQPYMESGLTMVVKVKPEKMRRAWMFVKPFTKSMWALIGAMNLFVGTVIWLIERDTSVGFGGGTFGDQIGTMLWFAISTNFFALREPLQSNLSRLVVATWLFVVLILTSSYTANLSSMLTVSDLGPRVVDIAFLQRTQAAVGCNENSFIGKYLEVLGFSPYNIKRIASIDDYPEKLSNGEIAAAFLGAPHARVFLAKYCKGYTMAGPSYKLGGFGFVFPKGSSLASDVSEAILQVTESGEMRELQEGLLSSSKCSISPSTADDIHSFGVSAFWGLILIVVSVCVGALVVFFLGRQLQKYMEPWRYMMLMDPTIWRWALGPVSSYYMKSRVLLPVGRPSSGTAC; this is translated from the exons ATCTGTTGCTGCAATCCTTCTCAGGGTACCGGGCATGCGAGAAATCATTCATCTTTGGATATGGAAGGGTTAGCTCTCCGTTATGTCTTTGGATATGGAGGGGCTGGCAATCCATCAGCTTCAAGGGGCAAGAACTCATTCATCaaccag GAAGTGGCGTTAGTCGATGAGATGGATGAAAGATCCAAAGAAGTGCCGATCATTTCGTTAGCAGAGCTGGCAGTGACCCCACCGTCAGCATCTCTCCGATGGCCTTCATTAGTTCAGATGTCGACCGATATCTCCATGCAAATGCAATGTGTGGCCGCCATCATTGGTTCATATCGTTGGCGAAGAGTAATCGCAATATATGAAGACAAGGCCTATGGTGGGGATCCTGGAATAATCACCCTTCTCTCTGATGCCCTTCAAGATGTGGGATCAGAGATTGAACGGTACTCGGCTCTACCGCCTTTCACTTCTCTATCCAACCCAAAAACCGTCATCCGAGGAGAACTAGAGAAATTGAAGAACAGTAGTCATTGCACGGTCTTCATCATCTTGCGATCATCACAGCCGTTAGCGGGACATCTCTTCATCGAGGCGAAGAAAATGGGAATGATGAAGAAAGGTTATGTATGGATAACTACCGAAACCATTACAAGTCTCCTCGATTCCATCAACTCCTCCACCATCTCTTCAATGCAAGGCGTTATTGGAATCAAGACCTACTTCTCTGAATCCAGTCCATCATTTCAAGACTTTGACTCAAGATTTCGGCGCAAGTTCCGAACAGAATAtccagaagaagaagaaccaaatCCAGACCCAGGAATCTCAGCTCTCCGTGCTTACGATGCTGTGTGGGCCATCAATCATGGAACTAATTACAAATCGAGCTCTGGCCGAAGCTTATTAGATGGAATCTTATCGAGCAATTTCAAGGGACTGGGCGGTGAAATCCGATTCAAAGACGGCAAGTTAGCAAATGTGCCTGTTTTCCAGATCGTGAATGTGGTTGGAAGGAGTTACAGAGAGATCGGACACTGGTCGCCATTATTCGGTTTCTCCGAATATGCGACTGGAGAAGGAAGTGCGGAGTTGGGGCAGGTATTCTGGCCTGGTGGCCCACCTTCAATTCCAAGTGGATGGACAGCCACGATAGATTTAGTGGCTGATGAAAAGAAGCTGAGGATTGCAGTGCCAGCGAAATCGGCTTTCACTCAGTTTGTGAAGGTGAGCTACGATGAGTCTCGGAACAAGACAGACGTCACTGGATTTTCTGTGAGAGTGTTTGAAGCTGCTGTGAAGCGTCTGCCGTATCATTTGCCATTCGAGTTCGTCCCCTACAATGGCTCCTACGACGAAATGGTGAAACAGGTGTACCTCAAG ACCTTTGATGCAGCGGTCGGCGATACGGAAATCTTGTCCGACCGATATCAGTACGCAGAATTTTCACAGCCGTACATGGAATCCGGACTAACGATGGTGGTGAAGGTTAAGCCGGAGAAAATGCGGAGGGCCTGGATGTTCGTGAAGCCGTTCACGAAATCGATGTGGGCCCTGATCGGAGCAATGAACTTATTCGTTGGAACGGTGATCTGGTTAATCGAGAGAGACACCAGCGTCGGGTTCGGCGGTGGCACGTTTGGCGACCAAATCGGTACAATGCTCTGGTTCGCAATTTCAACCAACTTCTTCGCACTCA GGGAGCCGCTTCAGAGCAACCTATCGCGGCTGGTGGTGGCGACATGGCTCTTCGTAGTTCTCATCCTAACATCGAGCTACACCGCCAATCTCTCATCGATGCTCACGGTATCAGATCTTGGACCGAGAGTCGTCGACATCGCTTTCCTCCAGAGGACTCAAGCAGCGGTTGGCTGCAATGAAAACTCCTTCATAGGGAAGTATTTGGAGGTGCTGGGCTTCAGTCCATATAACATTAAGAGAATCGCGTCCATTGATGACTATCCGGAGAAACTATCCAATGGTGAGATTGCCGCGGCCTTCTTAGGGGCCCCACATGCCAGGGTATTCCTTGCCAAATACTGTAAAGGCTACACTATGGCTGGACCTTCCTACAAGCTCGGCGGATTTGGATTT GTGTTTCCAAAGGGGTCGTCATTGGCATCCGATGTATCGGAGGCGATCCTACAAGTAACAGAGAGCGGAGAAATGCGGGAGTTACAGGAAGGACTGCTATCCTCTTCCAAGTGCTCGATATCACCGTCCACCGCAGACGATATACACAGTTTCGGTGTGAGTGCCTTCTGGGGTCTCATCCTCATCGTAGTTAGTGTTTGTGTTGGTGCACTGGTTGTATTCTTCCTGGGACGCCAACTCCAAAAGTATATGGAGCCTTGGAGATACATGATGTTGATGGACCCAACGATATGGAGGTGGGCATTGGGTCCCGTCTCTTCCTACTATATGAAATCCAGGGTCCTACTTCCAGTGGGCCGTCCGAGCTCGGGGACTGCCTGCTGA
- the LOC131242070 gene encoding glutamate receptor 2.9-like — MPCTLLIFFTFLFLLKAITINSQDENSKEKHFIGSIGAVIDSGTRAGKEERIALEIAVEDLFHSTSYNPVLHVRDSHGNPLRTASAVVELIDKDQVQAIVGLLTWQEVALVDEMDERSKEVPIISLAELAVTPPSASLRWPSLVQMSTDISIQMQCVAAIIGSYRWRRVIAIYEDKAYGGDPGIITLLSDALQDVGSEIERYSALPPLTSLSNPKTVIREELEKLKNSSHCTVFIVLRSSQPLAGHLFIEAKKMGMMKKGYVWIATETITSLLDSVNSPTISSMQGVIGIKTYFSESSPSFQDFYSRFRRKFRTEYPEEEEPNPDPGISALRAYDAVWAINHGTNNKSSSGRSLLDGILSSNFKGLGGEIRFKDGKLANAPVFQIVNVVGRSYREIGHWSPLFGFSENATGEGSAELGQVFWPGGPPSIPSGWTATMDLVADEKKLRIGVPAKSAFTQFVKVSYDGSRNKTYITGFSVRVFEAAVKRLPYHLPYELVPYNGSYDEMVKQVYLKTFDAAVGDTEILSDRYQYAEFSQPYMESGLTMVVTVKPEKVRRAWIFMKPFTKSMWVLIGAMNLFVGTVIWLIERDTSVEFGGGTFGDQIGTMLWFAISTNFFAHREPLQSNLSRLVVATWLFVVLILSSNYTANLSAMLTVSDLGPSVADVAFLQRTQAAVGCNENSFIGKYLEALGFSPYNIKRIASIDDYPEKLSNGEIAAAFLGAPHARVFLAKYCKGYTMAGPSYKLSGFGFVFPKGSALASDVSEAILRVMESGEMQELEKGLLSSSKCSISPSTADDINSFGVSAFWGLILIVVSVCVGALVVFYLRRQLPKYMELWRSTMLMDPTIWRWALGPISSYYMKSRILLPVGCPSSGTAC, encoded by the exons ATGCCTTGTACTCTTCTCATTTTCTTCACCTTTCTCTTTCTACTCAAAGCAATAACAATAAATAGCCAAGACGAAAATAGTAAGGAAAAACATTTCATCGGCAGCATCGGCGCCGTCATAGATTCTGGCACTCGTGCTGGTAAAGAAGAGAGAATAGCTCTAGAAATAGCAGTGGAAGATCTCTTTCACTCTACCAGCTACAACCCAGTTCTGCACGTAAGAGATTCGCATGGGAATCCCCTTCGAACAGCTTCCGCCG TGGTAGAACTCATTGACAAGGACCAAGTTCAAGCAATCGTCGGCCTGCTGACTTGGCAGGAAGTTGCGTTAGTCGATGAGATGGATGAAAGATCCAAAGAAGTGCCGATCATTTCGTTAGCAGAGCTGGCAGTGACCCCACCATCAGCATCTCTCCGATGGCCTTCATTAGTTCAGATGTCGACTGATATCTCCATACAAATGCAATGCGTGGCCGCCATCATTGGTTCATATCGTTGGCGAAGAGTAATCGCAATATATGAAGACAAGGCCTATGGTGGGGATCCTGGAATAATCACCCTTCTCTCTGATGCCCTTCAAGATGTGGGATCAGAGATTGAACGGTACTCGGCTCTACCGCCTCTCACTTCTCTATCCAACCCAAAAACCGTCATCCGAGAAGAACTAGAGAAATTGAAGAACAGTAGTCATTGCACGGTCTTCATCGTCTTGCGATCATCACAGCCGTTAGCGGGACATCTCTTCATTGAGGCGAAGAAAATGGGAATGATGAAGAAAGGTTATGTATGGATAGCTACCGAAACCATTACAAGTCTCCTCGATTCCGTCAACTCCCCCACCATCTCTTCAATGCAAGGTGTTATTGGAATCAAGACCTACTTCTCTGAATCCAGTCCATCATTTCAAGACTTCTACTCAAGATTTCGGCGCAAGTTCCGAACAGAATAtccagaagaagaagaaccaaatCCAGACCCAGGAATCTCAGCTCTCCGTGCTTACGATGCTGTGTGGGCCATCAATCATGGAACTAATAACAAATCAAGCTCTGGCCGAAGCTTATTAGATGGAATCTTATCAAGCAATTTCAAGGGACTGGGCGGTGAAATCCGATTCAAAGACGGCAAGTTAGCAAATGCGCCTGTTTTCCAGATCGTGAATGTGGTCGGAAGGAGTTACAGAGAGATCGGACACTGGTCGCCATTATTCGGTTTCTCCGAAAATGCGACCGGAGAAGGAAGTGCAGAGTTGGGGCAGGTCTTCTGGCCCGGTGGCCCACCTTCAattccaagtggatggacggccaCAATGGATTTGGTGGCTGATGAAAAGAAGCTGAGGATTGGAGTGCCAGCGAAATCGGCTTTCACTCAGTTTGTGAAGGTGAGCTACGATGGGTCTCGGAACAAGACATACATTACTGGATTTTCTGTGAGAGTGTTTGAAGCTGCTGTGAAGCGTCTGCCGTATCATTTGCCATACGAGCTCGTCCCCTACAATGGCTCCTACGACGAAATGGTGAAACAGGTGTACCTCAAG ACCTTTGATGCAGCGGTCGGCGATACGGAAATCTTGTCCGACCGATATCAGTACGCAGAATTTTCACAGCCGTACATGGAATCCGGACTAACGATGGTGGTGACGGTTAAGCCGGAGAAAGTGCGGAGGGCCTGGATATTCATGAAGCCGTTCACGAAATCGATGTGGGTCCTGATCGGAGCAATGAACTTATTCGTTGGAACGGTGATCTGGTTAATCGAGAGAGACACCAGCGTCGAGTTCGGCGGAGGCACGTTTGGCGACCAGATTGGGACAATGCTCTGGTTCGCAATTTCAACCAACTTCTTCGCACACA GGGAGCCGCTTCAGAGCAACTTATCGCGGCTGGTGGTGGCGACATGGCTCTTCGTAGTTCTCATCCTATCATCGAACTACACCGCCAATCTCTCAGCGATGCTCACAGTATCAGATCTTGGACCGAGCGTCGCTGACGTCGCTTTCCTCCAGAGGACTCAAGCAGCGGTTGGCTGCAATGAAAACTCCTTCATAGGGAAGTATTTGGAGGCGCTGGGCTTCAGTCCATATAATATTAAGAGAATCGCGTCCATTGATGACTATCCTGAGAAACTATCCAACGGTGAGATTGCCGCGGCCTTCTTAGGGGCCCCACATGCCAGGGTATTCCTTGCCAAGTACTGTAAAGGCTACACCATGGCTGGACCTTCCTACAAGCTCAGCGGATTTGGATTT GTGTTTCCAAAGGGCTCGGCATTGGCATCCGATGTATCAGAGGCGATACTACGAGTAATGGAGAGCGGAGAAATGCAGGAGTTAGAGAAAGGACTGCTATCCTCTTCCAAGTGCTCGATATCACCGTCTACCGCAGACGATATAAACAGTTTCGGTGTGAGTGCCTTCTGGGGCCTCATCCTCATTGTAGTTAGTGTTTGTGTTGGTGCACTTGTTGTATTCTACCTGCGACGCCAACTCCCAAAGTATATGGAGCTTTGGAGGTCCACGATGTTGATGGACCCAACAATATGGAGGTGGGCATTGGGCCCCATTTCTTCCTACTATATGAAATCCAGGATCCTACTTCCCGTGGGCTGTCCGAGCTCAGGGACTGCCTGCTGA